In Fusobacteriaceae bacterium, a genomic segment contains:
- a CDS encoding tail protein X, with translation MTGKEESYNTYETEQGDTWDLIAFKVYGQERRMVDLIDANIEFSNVVFFTDGILLIVPAIPPEEKEGVAPWAS, from the coding sequence ATGACAGGGAAAGAAGAAAGCTATAACACATACGAAACAGAACAGGGCGACACCTGGGACCTGATCGCCTTCAAAGTCTATGGTCAGGAACGCCGGATGGTTGACCTCATAGACGCAAACATCGAATTCTCCAACGTCGTCTTTTTTACAGACGGCATCCTGCTGATCGTTCCGGCCATCCCGCCTGAAGAAAAGGAAGGAGTCGCGCCATGGGCATCATGA
- a CDS encoding late control protein, translating into MGIMRRANAQILLDGADITAPLAPYLQQVTVTDHLEGELDDLQITLVNTENKFLSAGWGFKKKQQLSLLILSHYWENEFEATQIAKAGIFFLDEKSYNKETATIKAISAPLKAKNVERSKTWEKISLEDLGQEFATKYDLEYQYLPEKEIQLKNLMQEKETDFAFFSKIADEQGVKVKLTYNKLVLFSEEDFAAKLPTAMVDMNNVIDYQITDKSDDIYDAIEVTYKSTKTNKKETVKLTWAEITGGTVEDEPEKVLRVEAKSKVDDMRAYAKNELEQANKWEIEIEITEVGRRTIYAGCTVMLVNSGEYGGKYLVTTVTNTLPGWQTKYKCYKIKAEAK; encoded by the coding sequence ATGGGCATCATGAGACGCGCAAACGCACAGATACTACTGGATGGCGCGGATATTACCGCGCCGCTTGCGCCCTATCTACAACAGGTTACGGTCACGGATCACCTCGAGGGGGAACTGGACGATCTGCAAATCACGCTGGTCAACACTGAAAACAAATTTCTATCCGCCGGATGGGGTTTCAAGAAGAAACAGCAACTCAGCCTTTTGATCCTCTCCCACTACTGGGAAAACGAATTCGAAGCGACACAGATCGCGAAAGCCGGAATCTTTTTTCTTGATGAAAAAAGCTACAACAAGGAGACCGCCACCATAAAAGCCATATCAGCCCCCCTGAAGGCGAAAAACGTCGAGCGGAGCAAGACATGGGAAAAGATAAGCCTGGAGGATCTCGGGCAGGAATTTGCCACCAAGTACGATCTGGAGTACCAATATTTACCCGAGAAGGAAATCCAGCTGAAAAACCTCATGCAGGAAAAGGAAACCGATTTCGCTTTCTTCTCCAAAATCGCGGACGAACAGGGCGTCAAGGTAAAATTGACCTATAACAAGCTCGTCCTTTTTTCCGAAGAAGATTTTGCCGCCAAACTGCCGACTGCCATGGTCGACATGAACAACGTCATCGACTACCAGATCACCGACAAAAGCGACGACATCTATGACGCCATAGAAGTCACCTACAAGAGCACCAAAACGAACAAAAAGGAAACCGTCAAGCTGACGTGGGCGGAAATTACTGGAGGGACGGTCGAGGATGAACCGGAAAAAGTCCTGCGGGTCGAGGCGAAAAGCAAGGTAGACGACATGCGGGCATACGCGAAAAACGAGCTGGAACAGGCCAACAAGTGGGAAATAGAAATCGAGATCACAGAAGTCGGCCGCCGGACGATATACGCCGGATGTACGGTCATGCTGGTCAATAGTGGGGAATACGGCGGAAAATACCTCGTGACCACGGTCACCAACACGCTGCCCGGATGGCAGACGAAATACAAATGCTATAAGATCAAGGCGGAGGCAAAATGA
- a CDS encoding phage baseplate protein, translating into MKQLRGGPGTIQDFDAATYTARVKLEEDEDMITDFLPVLSPVVFGNRITGPMKPGTPVFVIFAGDGNDQADRGMIVGGYFTTENTPAAVKDHFVFDFGGSKLDIDEGGTITLTASNFVISGNMTQNGVYTNNGTDVTHHDHGGITPGGAKTDPMQ; encoded by the coding sequence ATGAAACAACTACGGGGCGGCCCCGGCACCATACAAGACTTTGACGCCGCGACATACACGGCGCGGGTAAAGCTCGAAGAAGACGAGGACATGATCACGGACTTTCTGCCGGTCCTATCGCCGGTCGTCTTCGGGAATCGCATCACAGGACCAATGAAACCGGGAACCCCGGTTTTTGTTATTTTTGCCGGTGATGGCAATGATCAGGCCGATCGGGGAATGATCGTCGGCGGGTATTTCACCACGGAAAACACGCCTGCGGCCGTCAAAGATCATTTCGTCTTTGATTTCGGCGGCAGCAAGCTGGACATCGACGAAGGCGGGACCATCACGCTGACCGCTTCGAACTTTGTCATAAGCGGAAACATGACGCAGAACGGCGTATATACCAACAACGGAACGGACGTCACGCACCACGATCACGGCGGAATTACCCCGGGCGGGGCAAAGACGGATCCGATGCAGTAA
- a CDS encoding phage tail protein has translation MGILGAISTAVNFLNTFNIFNYAGSIGSYGPLTFQVSERKQLTPRDFSITYKGRSTKHQRLGTVDITEFQTRELRTATVPIKLIGTRTSIPGFMNTVQRIAENGEHYSLIIGGRSFGTYSLTSVGIKYVYTATNGHPAIAEADLNLEEYVPAINRVGAEISGILGTVAAVGTAIAEKNVGAIASLAGGRLW, from the coding sequence ATGGGAATTTTGGGAGCGATCAGCACCGCCGTCAATTTCCTGAATACGTTTAATATTTTCAACTATGCCGGATCAATCGGGAGTTATGGGCCATTGACTTTCCAAGTGTCCGAACGCAAGCAACTGACTCCGCGTGATTTTTCCATCACGTATAAAGGACGATCCACAAAACACCAACGGCTCGGCACGGTAGACATCACAGAATTCCAAACACGGGAGCTGCGTACGGCTACAGTGCCCATCAAACTCATCGGGACGCGGACATCCATCCCTGGATTCATGAACACGGTCCAGCGGATCGCGGAGAACGGAGAACATTATTCACTCATTATCGGCGGCCGCAGCTTCGGCACCTACAGCCTGACAAGCGTCGGGATCAAATATGTTTACACAGCCACGAACGGGCATCCGGCTATCGCCGAAGCGGACCTCAATCTCGAAGAATATGTGCCCGCCATCAATAGGGTTGGCGCTGAAATTTCCGGAATTCTGGGAACGGTGGCGGCCGTCGGGACGGCCATCGCCGAAAAGAACGTCGGGGCCATCGCAAGTCTGGCGGGTGGTCGTCTGTGGTAA